The proteins below come from a single Cryptococcus gattii WM276 chromosome D, complete sequence genomic window:
- a CDS encoding uncharacterized protein (Similar to TIGR gene model, INSD accession AAW43367.1) has product MNNYDGQNPYYSGAGGGYVAGGSPYGSQDSPSRKARGGNQTIRPVTVKQILEAQQVHPDADFTIDGVDVAQVLLVGSVRNMSTTATNVSYEIGDGTGYIDARVWLDSADDDSGKTTGVEQDHYVGLMGTIKVFGGKRHVSATHIRPITDANEVQHHLLKALYVSLILRGGAPGNAPKAAGTRDDYNAGATTGATDQSAWSHLEPLQRRILEVMSSEGQGNDDGVHVTHIIKFLNGVDENDFT; this is encoded by the exons ATGAACAACT ACGACGGTCAAAACCCATACTACTCAGGAGCCGGCGGAGGGTACGTTGCTGGGGGGTCACCCTATGGCAGCCAAGATTCACCGAGCCGTAAA GCAAGAGGAGGGAATCAGACTATTAGGCCGGTGACAGTGAAACAAATTCTCGAGGCTCAGCAAGTTCATCCCGATGCGGATTTCACGATAGACGGCGTGGACGTAGCTCAA GTCCTTTTGGTCGGCTCTGTGCGGAATATGtcaacaacagcaacaaaCGTTTCCTATGAGATTGGGGATGGTACAGGTTATATCGATGCTCGCGTATGGCTCGATTCAGCAGACGACGACTCGGGGAAGACTACGGGAGTTGA ACAGGACCACTATGTTGGGCTTATGGGCACAATCAAAGTATTTGGCGGCAAAAGGCACGTGTCAGCTACTCATATCCGGCCTATAACAGATGCCAATGAAGTTCAGCACCATCTCCTCAAAGCTCTCTATGTTAGTTTGATACTGAGAGGCGGTGCTCCTGGCAAC GCCCCGAAAGCTGCTGGCACCCGCGATGACTACAATGCCGGAGCGACTACTGGCGCGACTGATCAGTCGGCCTGGTCGCATCTTGAGCCTTTGCAGCGTAGAATTCTGGAAGTTATGTCGAGCGAAGGACAGGGCAATGATGATGGTGTTCATGTGACCCATATCATCAAATTCCTCAACGGGGTTGATGAAAATGATTTTACGTGA